GAGATGATTTGAAGAATTTCTACATTTGTctgtatgaagaaaaatacatgatACAGAGATACAAAAATATAACTGTGAGCTTTGTTTCTTTTACCATAAATGCCAGCTGTGATTACAATTTCTAAATGGGTTTGGACAGATCTAATAAAATCAACTGTTTGAAAGTATTAATCAAAATAGCAATATCTCACTCTCAGGCATATGATTCTTGTAAAAATGCATGAATGCCAAGAAATTAGTAAAGTAAGTATGACATTCTTGCCTGGTGTTGTGTATTTTCCTAAgcaataataatagacagtccCACACATGCTTATCTGTGTTCGCTTTCTTCATTGTGCTTCATTTTCATCTTAGCTTTCATGTTTACAAAAATGTACCAGACCTAAATCTATGATGCATGATGGCAAATTATTAAGacttattcatttcattaatcattGTTTGCTCTCTGCAACTACATGAGAATAGCTTTTATAGGAAGGTTGCTAAGAGAATTGGTTTCTATTATTAATTCCAACCTTGGTAGACACAACGTCATCTTTCTTGTAACATGACATTACATATGGCATGTTTAGAAGattcttcacccccccccccttctcctgAGCAAAATCAATATACAAGGTGGATTCCATCCATTATTAGATATAAGACAAAGACAATATTTAAATGTGAAGACATTTCAATGAATATGTTTTCAATACACAAAAAATTCAAACTTACTTTGTTGGGCATTAGGGTATATGTTCCTCCTCTCCTTAAATTCCCTGATTCTACTTTTCCTAGCAAGATTGTACCCATGTCCTGAAATAGAAATGTGAtaaaaattttcttcattttcgtGGTCAAACacaggaaaacaaaatattggagATCAAGATCAAATAGCTGccaaaagaagaaaatcaagtACATGTGTACTTGCAAAAGAGCATTCATAAAATCATGAGTATTCATCAAACTTGGTGATCTTTCTGACCTCCACATGTATATCTCAAAAAATATACTCTAGCTTATGAAGTCAAAAACTAATAGATTTTTTACTTACAGGTTACAAAAAAGTGGACCATCCCAAACTTTGGATTTGGAGAGCCATATGAAATCAATGACTACTCGGCCTTAAAAATctaaaaagaaaggaataggTCATAGCCACCTTTCTGTATGACACTACAAGGGCAACAAAATTTCCAAGAACAATAGGAGGGGCATTGAGGTCAGTCAACAGGGCATCTGCGGTCATGGCATTGGATTAATTTATGCCCTCAATTACCATTTGCCAAAGGATCAACCTCAATGTCAAAGGTCTTGATGATATCATTGAACAGTtcagcattgtggcccagtggattagtctctaactttgaaacagagggccgaGGGTTCAAATACCAGCCATGgcatttccttcagcaagatattgatccattgtgctgcactcaaccctaGTGAGATAAATAGGGGttcctggcaggaatttattccttgaaattctTGTTGGCTGTATTAGGCTAGCCAGGCTTATATTATCTAAGGCCCTTTGGAAGCGTAAAGAGACGTTGAATGGTGCGTAATATACCAGaaatcatcatcgccatcatcaatatcatcaacatcatcatcaccatcatcatcatcatcatatcatcatgtTCCTCATCATTGCCATCAGCAACATCATCCTTCATTAACAtcaatcatcatcgtcatcttgAAATGCTTCTGGTGACTTACCTTGTACCTATCTGTGATGGGTAACCGTAGAGGCCCTGAGGAGTTCCTTGCAGGCAGCGGGGGTAATTCATCTATGTATGTGATGAACGGGTGGCCGGTGTACCAAGGGCACTTGTCTGTTGCGGACACCTTGAGGTTGGCCCCCGTGATCCCCGACACAGGAATGAaatgaatgtcttttttggGATTGAAGCCAACCTTACGGAGGAACGGAAGCAACTTCTCCTTGCACTCGTCATACCTGAAACCGACAAAGGATCAAGGCATGAAATAAAACGAAGAGGAAGTGAGAGAAGAAAGCCAAAGAAATAAAACGTAATAGAAGTTGATAGAGGATTTGAACAGGAAAGAGATGGGGGACAAATGTACAGAGGGGGTGAGGAAGGATTACAGACCTTCAGACCACCACATGCCTAACAATTGGCCTGTGACCAGATTTTGGAACAAAATGTAGTATAATGTGGTGCGAATATTGAGTTATGAAGCATCTTGTAAAGTTCTAAATCCCTGTACGAATACTACATGTTCGAATCTGTGACAATGCCATCATCCTTATTAGCATAACAGTGAATTGAAAATCTAGTCGAAATGAATTTATAGCAATCATACGATTGGCGAAAATTTGAAACTATTTTGGCCTTTACTACAACAAAATGCTTTCAATCATCAAAATGTTACATAGTAGCATTCTTACAGTTAATTTGAaccacaaatttaaaaaaatcacatttacaaaaagcaaaatgtgatttgttccaaaatcggattaTGGACCTGTCGTAAGGTGAGCAGAGGGCTTTACTCAGTTGCTACATGGTTGATAAACTCACCTAGCAAGAGACCACTCTACTGTAGGGTCATCCATTTTATTAATAAGAATGACTAGATGTTTAACACCGGCTGTCTTCGCTAACATTGCATGCTCTCGCGTCTGTCCTCCCCTTTCAAAACCAGTTTCAAATTCACCTTTCCGTGCTGATATTACCTGTTGGAGAAgtaaaagcaaaagaaaattggagaaaatgaaaaaaataactatcAAAGACTAGGATGAACATAGCAGATCAGGAGGGAGGATCTTGCTCCCCctgcctttctttttttttgctcatgtTTTGCTTTTGAGGCGGGTGGTTAGAGGGAAAAAGGAGTAACCAAAGAAGACATGCAAGAAGCAAGAAGAGTAGGAAGGATGGAGGAAGCACTGAATCATGCAATGTGAAGGGAATGGGTAACAGGGATTGTCAATAGTGTGAGGTGAATCTGGCCACCTCTGTTCAACAGGGATCAATCCAGATTTCAAActactgactgactgactgaccttttccattaattttttttccatttattctGACATATCTGACTAAGGAATCATTACTCACCAATACAGCTAAATCAGCTTGAGCTGCACCACCGATCATGTTAGGTACAAAGCTTCGATGGCCAGGAGCGTCAAGTATTGTGAAATGTTTCTTTTCTGTCTCAAAGTACGCTCTGCCGACCTCCACCGTCTTTCCCTTATCACGCTCTTCTTGGTTGGTGTCTAGTGCCCATGATAAGTACCTTTGGAAAGACAGAGATAATACTGACTTAATGGAATGTCCATAACAGATTTCCTTTTAACAGAGGGGTAtactaaaatgaaaacaatatcagTAGAAACATATCGATCACAACTCTatatcacacacaaaacagaGATACCCAAGAGATTAATTTTCaccaatcaacatttttcatacaatttCTTATCATTATAAACTTTACATAACCATAGGcatattcttaaaaataaagGTGATGTTGTCTTGTACATACATGAAATCTTCAAATGATAAACAATTCATACCAtgtcaaacaaaaaaatctacttTAAAGTAAGGAGGGGGAGGAAGAGACgagggtgatgatgacgatgaagatgacgatggtgatgacgatggtgatgatgatggtgatgctgatgtttatcatggcgatgatgatggtggtggtgttgatgatgatgatggtgatgatgattgtgttgatgatggtgatgatgatgatggtgttgataatggtgatgatgatgatgataatggtgttgacgatggtgatgatgatgatattgatagtgttgatgatgatgatgttaatgatgatgatgatgatgactatgatgttgatggtgaggatgatgaagatgaagattaTAATGAAGATGGTCACTGATGATGTTGATATCTTGCCAATTTATAAATCAACTTACCAACTCTCTCTGTTCTTTTCTTTAGCCtctctttcatatttttctagTGTTCTCTTATCTACACCTCCTGTGAGATACCTGtacaataaacataatttcatacaataaaaaaaaattaaaaagaacaagtagggatatgacatcaatttgctcattaaatattcatgaagacatgcacaAAActctttcatcaaaataatgcaaatatatGAAATCCATAACTTTGATTTTCCTTCTCAGATTTAGATCAAATAATTCAGtgtttgtttgtctgatttttctatatctgttctattcatattattttgagCCTTGAGTAGCCCTTTGGATCTTAGCAATGACCTGTGGCGTATCAATTCAGGATTTTGAATCCAAATTTCCGATCCCCATTTAACCACCCACATTCTTGCCCATGCATACTTACATTATATGACCTCCAATGGTGGACTTCCCTGCATCTGTGTGGGGAATAACAACAGTATAAATTTGTCAATTCAAATTAATAACAACTATTGCTTTTTAGCGAAATGTATCAAGAAATAAGAGCTCACATGAATCAAATTTGTTAAGTTTGGCAACTTGCACCCAGCTGGACATTGAACTGTTATGTACTACTCACTGAAGCAgaagatgaaattgaaaataagaatAGGTTATTTTTTACATGCTAatgaaacctacatgtattgtgCCATATCGTACTTGATCTATTTGTCATAGGAAATGTAATTGGCAAAAAACATCAATTTTGTTTTGCAAAGATAAATTAATGAGTTTTCACATGAAAAGTTCAGAACCAAAAAGAATTTTCCATCTTGGTTAGAACCAGTGAATGCAAATCACTATCCGTACATCATTGATGGCAAATATTCTTCCCTTGTTAcattcaatacatgtatgaagttaACTATAATAGAAAATGTCTTACCAACGTGCCCGATGAAGACAACATTGACATGTTCTTTCTTAGATTCTGGTTCTTCTTCTTTAGGAGTTTGTTGCTTGGAAGGCTTGGGTGCAATAAAGGCTTTCATTGATCCattatctgaagaaaaaaaatcattaaagcAAAAGTAGATAACTAATCCATCATTTTCCGAACCACTGAACAAATACTTATACTATAATACTTTATCCCCCTGCAATGCACTTGATTACAATTTGCtgattatttcattgaaattgacATATTCATAGAATGTTAAATGCTTTAGAAATTTGATGATATTCAAGGATAACATAATCCCAATATTTGATAGGTTGAAATGCAaggcaaagtacatgtaaaggTAGCAATAACTTATCTAAGAGCAATACAATAATTCTAGACTTTCCTTTTAATGTTAACTAGAAGTCTAGAAGTTAACTAAAAGTCTGTATGACTTTGCTAGGCACTCTGGAATGAGACAGAAAAGCTACTCCATTGGAAT
This genomic window from Lytechinus variegatus isolate NC3 chromosome 10, Lvar_3.0, whole genome shotgun sequence contains:
- the LOC121422974 gene encoding eukaryotic peptide chain release factor GTP-binding subunit ERF3A-like isoform X1 — translated: METDSHESSVLENWADQEDPGPGLSNQFSTLNVGAKPFVPNVNAPAFVPGSYASNTQPELEATATAGNAALESAGFGNDDAVVMEAQVEEEEEEEEEPMQEEESPKPVKDNGSMKAFIAPKPSKQQTPKEEEPESKKEHVNVVFIGHVDAGKSTIGGHIMYLTGGVDKRTLEKYEREAKEKNRESWYLSWALDTNQEERDKGKTVEVGRAYFETEKKHFTILDAPGHRSFVPNMIGGAAQADLAVLVISARKGEFETGFERGGQTREHAMLAKTAGVKHLVILINKMDDPTVEWSLARYDECKEKLLPFLRKVGFNPKKDIHFIPVSGITGANLKVSATDKCPWYTGHPFITYIDELPPLPARNSSGPLRLPITDRYKDMGTILLGKVESGNLRRGGTYTLMPNKTNVEILQIISDENETNSARTGENVKLKVRGVEEEDVSPGFVLCDTTDVCHTSKMFDAQIAIVEYKSIICSGYGAVLHIHNAVEEVQITKIIALIDKKTGAKTKQRPRFIKQDQVAIARLETTGILCMETFKEFSQMGRFTLRDEGKTIAIGKVLKLL
- the LOC121422974 gene encoding eukaryotic peptide chain release factor GTP-binding subunit ERF3A-like isoform X2, with the protein product METDSHESSVLENWADQEDPGPGLSNQFSTLNVGAKPFVPNVNAPAFVPGSYASNTQPELEATATAGNALESAGFGNDDAVVMEAQVEEEEEEEEEPMQEEESPKPVKDNGSMKAFIAPKPSKQQTPKEEEPESKKEHVNVVFIGHVDAGKSTIGGHIMYLTGGVDKRTLEKYEREAKEKNRESWYLSWALDTNQEERDKGKTVEVGRAYFETEKKHFTILDAPGHRSFVPNMIGGAAQADLAVLVISARKGEFETGFERGGQTREHAMLAKTAGVKHLVILINKMDDPTVEWSLARYDECKEKLLPFLRKVGFNPKKDIHFIPVSGITGANLKVSATDKCPWYTGHPFITYIDELPPLPARNSSGPLRLPITDRYKDMGTILLGKVESGNLRRGGTYTLMPNKTNVEILQIISDENETNSARTGENVKLKVRGVEEEDVSPGFVLCDTTDVCHTSKMFDAQIAIVEYKSIICSGYGAVLHIHNAVEEVQITKIIALIDKKTGAKTKQRPRFIKQDQVAIARLETTGILCMETFKEFSQMGRFTLRDEGKTIAIGKVLKLL